The following are encoded in a window of Prochlorococcus marinus str. MIT 1013 genomic DNA:
- a CDS encoding ferredoxin--nitrite reductase, with product MVQYYLEGKKLNQVEKNKAAKDGLEIGKDIDKFAEMGWEEMDKTDLELRLKWYGMFWRPKTPGKFMLRLRIPNGIINAEQLNVIASIVARYGENGSCDITTRQNIQLRGVLISDLPEILNRLKKVNISTTQSGFDNPRNVTGNPIAGVDPEEIIDTRKYTSKMQDHLIKEGKGNSEFSNLPRKWNTAIAGSKDNFLLHNDLIFHPVKINDVLGFSVWVGGVLSSVMNEYAVPLNAWVEEEKIYELTSIILSLWRDNGERNIRPKGRFRFYLNKIGIETFRDLVEKQYGELKEDPGSIFADKPRSFFGIHPQKQEHKFFAGIHVPVGRLLAEDLQDLANICEAFGDSEIRLTEDQNIIFTNIDTNLIEEFKGQSLLQKFPLEPETIAAGTVSCTGNTYCGFALTNTKDQALKISHELDTELDLKDELKIHWTGCPNSCGQAYMGGIGLTGKKAKNKEGKTVEAYDISIGGSQGPNYKLGELIKKSVPQDELKDVLKDLLISNFEAKEKIFLSKKSGSLSRFMNWFSPLGKDKPLINRANGSPDFFSKFMNRISN from the coding sequence ATGGTTCAATATTATCTAGAAGGCAAAAAACTAAATCAAGTCGAGAAAAATAAAGCTGCTAAAGATGGACTTGAAATAGGAAAGGATATAGATAAATTTGCTGAAATGGGATGGGAGGAAATGGATAAAACAGATTTAGAATTAAGATTGAAATGGTACGGGATGTTTTGGAGACCAAAAACACCTGGAAAGTTTATGTTAAGGCTAAGAATACCTAATGGAATAATCAATGCAGAACAATTAAATGTAATTGCGTCAATTGTTGCAAGATATGGAGAGAATGGAAGTTGTGACATAACAACTAGGCAAAATATACAACTTAGAGGTGTTTTAATTAGTGATTTACCTGAGATATTAAATAGATTAAAAAAAGTAAACATATCAACAACTCAATCTGGATTTGATAATCCAAGAAATGTTACTGGAAATCCAATTGCTGGAGTTGATCCAGAAGAAATTATAGACACAAGAAAATATACATCAAAAATGCAAGATCATTTAATTAAAGAGGGCAAAGGAAATTCAGAATTTTCAAATCTTCCAAGAAAATGGAACACAGCTATAGCTGGCTCTAAAGATAATTTTCTTTTACATAACGATTTAATTTTCCATCCAGTTAAAATTAATGATGTTTTAGGTTTTAGTGTTTGGGTTGGAGGTGTACTTTCATCAGTAATGAATGAATATGCAGTTCCATTAAATGCCTGGGTTGAAGAAGAAAAAATTTATGAATTAACATCAATTATTTTATCCCTCTGGAGAGATAATGGGGAACGCAATATAAGACCTAAAGGTAGGTTTAGATTTTATTTAAATAAAATTGGTATTGAAACATTTAGAGATCTTGTAGAAAAGCAATATGGAGAATTAAAAGAAGATCCAGGTTCAATCTTTGCAGATAAACCAAGATCATTTTTTGGAATTCATCCTCAAAAACAAGAACATAAATTTTTTGCAGGAATTCATGTTCCAGTAGGTCGCCTTTTAGCTGAAGATTTACAAGATCTAGCAAATATATGCGAAGCTTTTGGTGATAGTGAAATAAGACTAACCGAAGATCAAAATATTATTTTTACTAATATAGATACAAATCTAATTGAAGAATTTAAGGGGCAATCTCTCTTACAAAAGTTTCCATTAGAACCAGAAACTATTGCAGCAGGTACTGTTTCTTGTACTGGAAATACCTATTGTGGATTCGCTCTAACAAATACAAAAGATCAAGCTTTAAAAATCTCGCATGAATTAGACACAGAATTAGATTTGAAAGACGAATTAAAGATTCATTGGACCGGATGTCCTAATAGTTGTGGGCAAGCCTACATGGGAGGAATTGGTTTAACAGGTAAAAAAGCTAAAAACAAAGAAGGAAAAACCGTTGAAGCTTACGATATAAGCATTGGTGGATCACAAGGACCTAATTATAAATTAGGAGAATTAATAAAAAAATCTGTCCCTCAAGATGAATTAAAAGATGTACTAAAAGATTTACTTATCTCAAATTTTGAGGCAAAAGAAAAAATATTTTTAAGTAAAAAATCTGGTTCATTATCTCGATTTATGAATTGGTTTAGTCCTCTTGGCAAAGATAAACCGCTGATTAATCGAGCTAATGGCAGCCCAGACTTCTTTTCCAAATTTATGAATCGAATTAGTAATTAA
- a CDS encoding ferredoxin--nitrite reductase has translation MTQSTSQMNYVLPKDSISRFMNWFSPLGKDKPLINRANGSPDIFSKFMNRISN, from the coding sequence ATGACTCAAAGTACTTCTCAAATGAACTACGTCTTACCTAAAGATTCTATTTCTCGTTTCATGAATTGGTTTAGTCCTCTTGGCAAAGATAAACCGCTGATTAATCGAGCTAATGGCAGCCCCGACATCTTTTCCAAATTTATGAATCGAATTAGTAATTAA
- a CDS encoding formate/nitrite transporter family protein has translation MDYVLPNELVDGMIAAGGKKSSVSVKNLLIRGFYSGAILGLATCLAITIGIQSGMPWLGSFIFPFGFASIVLFGMELVTGNFALLPMAVWAGKSSWSATVRNWLWVWIGNFLGTAFVAVLLSISLSSAGNVDPLTAAEGGKGWAVVAAKIIAIHKANTVVKYEALGSTGFFLAFLRGVIANWLVCLGVTMALVSKSVPGKILACWLPITAFQTMGMEHIVVNMFLHTTGPLLGSGIPFTKVIFWNFLPVTIGNIVGGMVFIGMLFYSTHKTPISNVLPAVKDEKLEREVAAQLGAR, from the coding sequence ATGGACTACGTTCTACCAAATGAATTGGTAGATGGAATGATTGCTGCAGGTGGAAAGAAATCATCTGTAAGCGTAAAAAACTTGCTAATAAGAGGCTTCTATTCAGGAGCAATTTTAGGTTTAGCGACATGTCTTGCAATTACTATAGGTATTCAATCTGGGATGCCTTGGTTAGGTTCTTTTATATTTCCTTTTGGTTTTGCAAGTATCGTCCTTTTCGGTATGGAGCTTGTTACTGGTAATTTTGCGTTACTACCAATGGCCGTATGGGCTGGAAAGAGTTCTTGGTCTGCAACTGTAAGGAATTGGCTATGGGTTTGGATCGGTAATTTTCTAGGTACAGCATTTGTTGCAGTTCTACTATCCATAAGCTTGTCCAGTGCTGGAAATGTTGATCCATTAACTGCTGCTGAAGGTGGAAAGGGATGGGCAGTTGTTGCAGCAAAAATAATAGCTATACATAAAGCAAACACAGTTGTTAAATATGAAGCACTTGGCAGTACTGGTTTTTTCCTTGCATTTTTACGTGGAGTAATTGCAAACTGGCTGGTTTGTTTAGGTGTAACAATGGCACTTGTAAGTAAAAGTGTTCCAGGAAAGATACTTGCTTGCTGGCTACCTATAACTGCATTCCAAACAATGGGAATGGAGCACATAGTAGTTAATATGTTTTTGCATACAACTGGTCCTCTACTTGGTTCTGGTATTCCTTTTACAAAAGTAATTTTTTGGAATTTCTTACCAGTGACGATTGGAAATATTGTTGGAGGAATGGTATTTATTGGAATGCTTTTCTATAGCACTCACAAAACTCCAATCTCTAACGTTTTACCTGCCGTCAAAGATGAAAAACTAGAAAGAGAGGTAGCAGCACAACTTGGTGCAAGATAA
- a CDS encoding capsid protein has product MIIEESNIWDTINNAKKKKPSAEWLKTAYNPNINFELRQEIAIRLGQLSKVGWIKIKDLLKTYGNKDELILAAGLTYQDDAKEWLLNHLYSDDTMNIKVVEALACFGGTLPIELIKKTLEEKSEQMKIAGLELLKFKAHLLSDCDLLDIAKSPLNDFREEIVIKTLTIIQRRESLDICKAIRDVIQKGSDKSAYYGLMALGSIGTEISKKILLDLVKNLKNAERKELAKKQLNFEI; this is encoded by the coding sequence ATGATTATTGAAGAAAGCAATATATGGGATACCATTAATAACGCGAAAAAAAAGAAGCCAAGCGCTGAGTGGCTTAAGACTGCATACAATCCAAATATTAACTTTGAACTTAGACAAGAAATCGCTATTCGCTTGGGACAATTATCAAAAGTAGGATGGATAAAAATAAAAGATCTACTTAAGACGTATGGAAATAAAGACGAACTAATCCTTGCTGCAGGACTGACTTATCAAGATGATGCCAAAGAATGGCTCTTAAACCATCTTTATAGTGATGACACAATGAACATCAAAGTCGTAGAAGCTTTGGCTTGCTTTGGAGGAACCTTACCGATTGAGCTTATTAAAAAAACATTAGAAGAAAAAAGTGAACAAATGAAAATAGCTGGTTTAGAATTATTAAAATTCAAAGCTCATTTACTTTCTGATTGTGATTTACTTGACATAGCAAAATCTCCTTTAAATGATTTCAGAGAAGAGATAGTGATCAAAACACTGACAATAATTCAAAGACGTGAAAGCCTAGATATCTGTAAAGCCATCCGCGATGTAATACAAAAAGGCTCGGATAAATCTGCATACTATGGACTAATGGCTCTTGGTTCAATCGGTACTGAAATTAGTAAAAAAATCCTATTAGATTTAGTTAAAAATTTAAAGAATGCTGAGCGCAAAGAACTTGCAAAAAAACAACTTAACTTTGAAATATAA
- a CDS encoding anthranilate phosphoribosyltransferase family protein translates to MTNKYEEFKTYLKKIGSGEFTGKSLTREETKSALKLMLNEEASAAQIGGFMIAHRIRRPIPEELAGMIDAYIELGPKIQSPSNQRQPIFFGMPFDGRKKTAPIYPLTSLLLLTQKQPVILHGGSRMPVKYGVTHNELFQALGLNLTGLSITQLQSFFNHNELALIHQPDHFPLAENLIPYRDQIGKRPPLASMELIWTCHQGKHLHISGYVHSPTEERHWKTLELMDEENVITVKGLEGGIDLSISRASTIGQYKNQNGTRAVFHPKDFEYSGQDLEWTNIEDWQRFAFQALNGEGPLIKALEWNAGIYFFYAGLSSDIKVGINKAKEVINSGFALKQLEKLINWRQANIDS, encoded by the coding sequence ATGACAAATAAATATGAAGAATTTAAAACCTATTTAAAAAAAATAGGTAGTGGTGAGTTTACAGGAAAAAGTCTTACTCGCGAAGAAACTAAATCAGCTCTCAAACTGATGCTGAATGAAGAAGCAAGTGCAGCACAAATTGGTGGCTTCATGATTGCACATAGAATTAGACGTCCTATCCCTGAAGAATTAGCCGGGATGATTGATGCCTATATAGAACTTGGACCAAAAATTCAATCACCCAGTAATCAACGTCAACCTATATTTTTTGGAATGCCTTTTGATGGTCGAAAAAAAACTGCACCTATATATCCTCTAACATCTTTACTATTACTAACGCAGAAACAACCTGTTATTTTGCATGGTGGTTCTCGTATGCCTGTGAAATACGGCGTTACTCATAACGAACTTTTTCAAGCCTTAGGATTAAATTTAACCGGTCTATCAATTACTCAACTGCAAAGTTTTTTCAACCATAACGAACTTGCTTTAATCCATCAGCCAGATCATTTTCCACTAGCTGAAAATTTAATACCTTATAGAGATCAAATAGGTAAACGACCACCGCTAGCCAGTATGGAATTAATCTGGACATGTCATCAAGGAAAGCATCTACATATAAGTGGCTATGTTCATTCTCCTACTGAAGAAAGACACTGGAAAACACTTGAGCTTATGGATGAAGAAAACGTAATTACTGTTAAAGGACTTGAAGGTGGAATAGATCTGTCAATAAGTCGTGCATCAACAATTGGTCAGTATAAAAATCAAAATGGAACTAGAGCAGTTTTTCATCCCAAAGACTTTGAATATTCAGGACAAGATCTTGAATGGACCAACATCGAAGACTGGCAGAGATTTGCTTTCCAAGCTCTTAATGGCGAGGGCCCATTAATTAAAGCACTAGAATGGAATGCTGGTATTTACTTTTTTTATGCAGGCTTAAGTTCTGATATTAAAGTTGGAATCAATAAAGCAAAAGAAGTAATCAATTCAGGATTTGCTTTAAAGCAATTAGAAAAATTAATTAATTGGAGACAAGCAAATATTGATTCATAA
- a CDS encoding GNAT family N-acetyltransferase produces MALREVYEDAIRTCDKSLYSQKQIDAWTSLAYLPGILDKPLREGVGWVSCVNKTIEAFALRYPTNRLALLYCRGRSSRQGHATALLHQIEEDTLKDRPFNLKTEASLCSYQLLLRHGWTIIAPEEIQIGGVHFLRYLMAKTLH; encoded by the coding sequence ATGGCTCTAAGAGAAGTTTATGAAGATGCTATTCGAACTTGTGATAAATCCTTATACAGCCAGAAGCAGATTGATGCTTGGACTTCCTTGGCTTATCTCCCTGGGATTTTAGATAAACCTCTTAGGGAAGGAGTTGGTTGGGTGAGTTGTGTTAATAAGACGATTGAAGCATTTGCTTTGAGATATCCAACTAATCGTTTAGCATTACTTTATTGCCGAGGGCGTTCGTCACGACAGGGTCACGCTACAGCTTTATTACATCAAATTGAGGAAGACACTCTCAAAGATAGACCTTTCAATTTAAAAACAGAGGCAAGTTTATGTAGCTATCAATTGCTTTTACGTCATGGATGGACAATTATTGCTCCTGAGGAGATTCAAATAGGAGGTGTTCATTTTTTACGCTATTTAATGGCAAAAACTTTGCATTGA
- a CDS encoding MFS transporter, translated as MRRLKIPTLLGAFITLLDDRLGETIVLPLLPFLLEQFTTSATTLGFLTGTYAISQFAAAPLIGAMSDRFGRKPIMITCVSGSVIGICLFALTVSLNWDNYLPLWASTLPLSLLFLARIIDGISGGTASTATTILADISTPENRAKTFGLIGVAFGLGFILGPGLGTALAKFSVTLPVWVASGFAIFNLIFVIWFLPETLPKNKRNLLPRKRDLNPISQLLIVFKNPLARRLCLSFFVFFMAFNGFTAVLVLYLKEKFGWSPELCSAAFIVVGVIAMIVQGGLIGPLVKRFGESRLTFAGIGFVMTGCILLTLANIDTSIPLVFSGVAILAMGTGLVTPSLRALISRRLSSIGQGAVLGNLQGLQSLGTFLGAIAAGRSYDLLGPRSPFFGTILLLLFVMFLISGKSPTKQKVIS; from the coding sequence TTGAGAAGGCTAAAAATTCCCACCCTTTTAGGAGCTTTCATAACACTTCTAGATGATCGATTAGGCGAAACCATTGTTTTGCCTTTATTACCTTTTTTATTAGAACAATTCACGACAAGCGCGACTACTCTTGGTTTTTTAACTGGAACTTATGCAATATCTCAGTTTGCTGCAGCCCCACTAATTGGAGCTATGAGTGATCGTTTCGGTCGTAAGCCAATCATGATCACATGTGTATCTGGTTCAGTAATAGGAATATGTCTATTTGCATTAACTGTAAGCCTGAATTGGGATAATTATTTACCTTTATGGGCCTCAACTTTACCTTTATCTTTACTATTTTTAGCCAGAATAATTGATGGTATAAGTGGTGGTACCGCATCTACTGCTACTACAATACTTGCAGATATATCAACTCCCGAAAATCGCGCAAAAACCTTTGGATTAATTGGAGTAGCGTTTGGTTTAGGTTTTATTCTTGGGCCAGGATTAGGAACAGCTCTTGCTAAATTTAGTGTTACTTTACCTGTATGGGTGGCAAGCGGATTTGCAATATTTAATCTTATTTTTGTAATTTGGTTTCTACCGGAAACACTGCCCAAAAACAAAAGAAATTTACTACCAAGAAAAAGAGATTTGAATCCAATTAGTCAGCTATTAATTGTATTTAAAAACCCCTTAGCTAGAAGACTTTGCTTATCATTTTTTGTTTTCTTTATGGCATTTAATGGCTTTACAGCTGTTTTAGTCCTTTATTTAAAAGAAAAATTTGGATGGAGTCCTGAATTATGTAGTGCTGCTTTTATTGTCGTTGGAGTTATTGCGATGATTGTTCAAGGAGGCCTAATTGGTCCTCTTGTAAAAAGATTTGGGGAGTCGAGATTAACTTTTGCTGGTATTGGCTTTGTAATGACAGGATGCATTCTTTTAACGCTGGCAAATATAGACACGTCAATTCCACTTGTATTTTCTGGCGTCGCAATACTTGCAATGGGAACTGGACTAGTAACTCCTAGTTTAAGAGCACTAATTTCAAGAAGACTAAGTTCCATAGGTCAAGGAGCAGTATTAGGAAATCTGCAGGGTTTACAAAGTCTGGGAACTTTTCTTGGAGCCATAGCAGCGGGACGCTCATATGATCTTTTGGGTCCAAGAAGTCCATTCTTTGGGACAATATTGCTTCTACTATTTGTTATGTTTTTAATTTCAGGGAAAAGTCCTACTAAGCAAAAAGTAATTTCCTAG
- the ppk1 gene encoding polyphosphate kinase 1 gives MTNPKINNETYINRELSWIDFNKRVLELAIEEETPLLEKIKFSSIFSNNLDEFFMVRVASLKSQVEGGISKRSQDGKSPEEQLIEIRNYLDPILKTQQYKTIQYIEEDFKKENIYILEYKELNQKQKVWIDNYFITAIFPILTPLAVDPSHPFPFISNLSLNLAAIIVDSESDKEQFTRIKIPGESISRFISIPAELHGNESIKYTGIAIEQIIANNLSMLFPGMSVKEYSFFRVTRDADLELRDIEADDLMSALEEGLRKRRKGGEVVRLEVSTNTPKVILDLLQEGMNIDKENLYQIEGLLALDELIELTTFNLPKLKFKEHQGVTHNSLKNSQLREQEELDIRNKSNFKSIFSIIRRNDLLVHHPYNLFSTSVEEFINQAAEDKQVMGIKMTLYRISKDSLIIDALIRAAEKGKQVMALVELKARFDEDNNIQWAKQLEQAGVHVVYGVIGLKTHTKIALIIRKEKNRLRTYFHIGTGNYNSKTSKTYTDFGLLSCQPELGQDLIELFNYLTGFAKQKSYRKLLVAPVTLRSGIEKLIKREINYAKNGLPAKIIAKMNSLVDPEIIKLLYVASQEGVKIELIIRGMCCLYPQKKGLSENIKVTSIIGRFLEHSRIFWFNNDGDAEVFIGSADWMRRNLDRRVEAVTPIEDNKIKKEIKHLLDSYLEANKDSWNMQSDGSYTKNQILNDKKKFIQEKIIKLYKKEET, from the coding sequence ATGACAAATCCAAAAATCAATAATGAAACTTATATTAATCGTGAACTCAGTTGGATAGATTTTAACAAACGTGTTTTAGAACTTGCTATAGAAGAGGAAACGCCACTACTAGAAAAAATTAAATTCAGTTCAATCTTTAGCAATAATTTAGACGAGTTTTTTATGGTTAGAGTTGCTTCTTTAAAATCACAAGTAGAAGGTGGAATCTCAAAAAGAAGCCAAGATGGAAAATCACCTGAAGAACAACTTATTGAAATTCGAAATTATTTAGACCCTATTTTAAAGACTCAGCAATATAAAACAATACAATATATAGAAGAAGATTTTAAAAAAGAAAATATATATATTCTTGAATATAAAGAATTAAATCAAAAACAAAAGGTTTGGATAGATAATTATTTTATAACTGCAATTTTCCCTATACTAACCCCCTTAGCAGTTGACCCTTCTCATCCATTCCCGTTTATAAGTAATCTTAGTTTAAATTTAGCTGCAATTATCGTCGATAGTGAATCAGATAAAGAACAATTTACCCGCATAAAAATTCCTGGGGAGAGTATTTCCAGATTTATAAGTATTCCAGCTGAACTACATGGTAATGAATCAATAAAATACACAGGTATTGCGATAGAGCAAATCATTGCAAATAATCTATCCATGCTTTTCCCTGGAATGAGTGTTAAAGAATATTCGTTCTTTCGCGTTACAAGAGATGCTGATCTAGAGCTTCGAGACATTGAAGCTGATGATTTAATGAGTGCACTAGAAGAAGGTTTACGCAAGCGTCGCAAAGGAGGTGAAGTAGTCAGGCTAGAAGTCTCTACAAATACGCCAAAAGTAATTCTTGATCTTTTACAAGAAGGGATGAATATTGACAAAGAAAATTTATATCAAATTGAGGGATTATTAGCATTAGATGAATTAATAGAATTAACAACTTTCAATCTTCCTAAATTAAAATTTAAAGAGCATCAAGGCGTTACTCATAATTCACTCAAAAATAGTCAATTGCGTGAACAAGAAGAATTAGATATTAGAAATAAAAGCAATTTTAAAAGTATATTCTCTATTATTCGCCGTAATGATTTACTAGTCCATCACCCATACAACCTTTTCTCGACATCAGTCGAGGAGTTTATTAATCAAGCTGCGGAAGATAAGCAAGTAATGGGAATAAAAATGACTTTATATAGAATTTCCAAAGACTCTTTAATTATTGATGCATTAATAAGAGCTGCTGAGAAAGGAAAGCAAGTTATGGCTCTAGTTGAGCTAAAAGCAAGATTTGATGAAGATAATAATATCCAATGGGCAAAACAATTAGAGCAAGCTGGAGTTCATGTTGTCTATGGAGTCATTGGACTAAAAACTCATACAAAAATCGCTTTGATTATAAGAAAAGAAAAAAACAGATTAAGAACATACTTTCATATTGGGACTGGTAATTATAATTCGAAAACTTCTAAAACATATACAGATTTTGGCTTGCTATCTTGTCAACCTGAACTTGGTCAAGATCTTATTGAGCTATTTAATTATCTGACGGGATTTGCTAAACAAAAATCCTACAGAAAATTATTAGTTGCACCGGTAACTCTTAGAAGTGGTATAGAAAAACTAATAAAAAGAGAGATCAATTATGCAAAAAATGGCTTACCAGCCAAGATAATAGCCAAAATGAACTCCTTAGTTGATCCAGAAATCATAAAATTACTTTATGTAGCATCACAGGAAGGAGTAAAAATTGAACTTATAATTAGAGGAATGTGCTGCCTATATCCTCAGAAAAAAGGCTTAAGCGAAAATATAAAAGTAACAAGCATTATTGGTAGGTTTTTAGAGCATTCAAGAATCTTTTGGTTTAATAACGATGGAGATGCAGAAGTATTTATTGGTAGTGCAGATTGGATGAGGCGTAATTTAGATAGAAGAGTTGAAGCAGTTACTCCTATTGAAGACAATAAGATTAAAAAAGAAATTAAACATTTATTAGATTCTTATTTAGAAGCAAATAAAGACTCTTGGAACATGCAAAGTGATGGAAGCTACACCAAAAATCAAATTTTGAATGATAAGAAAAAATTTATTCAAGAAAAAATTATTAAGCTATATAAAAAAGAAGAAACTTAA
- a CDS encoding RpoD/SigA family RNA polymerase sigma factor, giving the protein MGIPLESAKEISDVSSGKSNSASTSQKLSASTVSSQKSRSSRRQSNRLATDSIGFYLTSIGRVPLLTPAEEIELAHHVQQMKDLLSLPLEQRSTRQKHKIKMGKRARDRMMAANLRLVVSVAKKYQNQGLELLDLVQEGAIGLERAVDKFDPAMGYKFSTYAYWWIRQGMTRAIDNSARTIRLPIHISEKLSKMRRISRELSHRFGRQPNRLELANAMGIEPQDLEDLVSQSAPCASLDAHARGEEDRSTLGELIPDPNSDEPMEGMDRSIQKEHLGGWLSQLNEREQKIMRLRFGLDGEEPLTLAEIGRQINVSRERVRQLEAKAILKLRVMTTHQNAA; this is encoded by the coding sequence ATGGGGATCCCGCTGGAATCTGCCAAAGAAATTTCTGATGTTTCATCAGGGAAGTCTAATTCGGCAAGCACAAGTCAAAAACTATCTGCATCAACTGTAAGCAGTCAAAAATCTCGAAGTTCTAGAAGACAAAGTAATCGTCTAGCTACTGATTCGATAGGTTTCTATCTCACAAGTATAGGAAGAGTCCCACTTCTGACTCCTGCAGAAGAAATTGAGCTTGCTCATCATGTTCAACAAATGAAAGATTTGTTAAGCCTTCCTCTTGAACAACGCTCTACCCGTCAGAAACACAAAATAAAAATGGGTAAGCGGGCAAGAGATCGCATGATGGCTGCAAATCTGAGACTTGTTGTAAGTGTTGCAAAAAAATATCAAAACCAAGGTCTCGAATTACTTGATTTAGTTCAAGAAGGAGCAATTGGATTAGAAAGAGCTGTTGATAAATTTGATCCTGCAATGGGTTATAAATTCTCAACCTATGCGTACTGGTGGATAAGACAAGGGATGACTCGTGCCATTGATAACAGTGCTAGAACTATTCGACTGCCAATACATATCAGCGAAAAACTTTCAAAAATGCGCCGCATATCGCGGGAATTATCGCATCGATTTGGTAGGCAGCCAAATCGACTGGAGTTGGCAAATGCAATGGGTATTGAACCTCAAGATCTAGAAGATCTAGTCTCGCAAAGCGCGCCATGTGCGTCTCTTGATGCTCATGCAAGAGGCGAAGAAGATCGTAGTACTCTTGGAGAATTAATTCCAGACCCAAATTCTGATGAACCCATGGAAGGGATGGATAGAAGTATTCAAAAGGAACACCTTGGAGGATGGTTATCTCAATTAAATGAGAGAGAGCAAAAAATCATGAGACTTCGCTTTGGCCTCGATGGAGAAGAACCACTTACTCTTGCTGAAATTGGAAGACAAATAAATGTTTCTAGAGAGCGTGTAAGACAACTTGAGGCAAAAGCAATTTTAAAATTGAGGGTAATGACTACTCATCAAAACGCTGCTTAA
- a CDS encoding diacylglycerol/polyprenol kinase family protein: MAIQIAIFVITLWIIIILLIAFLCKRYFPQKEELSRKIIHIGTGPVILLAWLFDIPKNIAFLTALLITIALGVNYQYRLLPAIEDIERKSFGTIAYGISITVLLLLFWPRYASSISIGVLSMAFGDGLAGLIGRSINSPKWSILGQTKSIVGTLTMGSVVAITTSIISSTNNLGIQPLEIIVISLIATVLEQISPWGIDNLTVPIGVTCIGIWLVGI, from the coding sequence TTGGCTATTCAAATAGCTATTTTTGTTATTACGTTATGGATAATTATAATTTTATTAATTGCATTTTTATGTAAAAGATATTTTCCTCAGAAAGAAGAGTTAAGTAGAAAAATTATTCATATTGGAACAGGGCCTGTAATTCTTTTAGCGTGGTTATTTGATATTCCAAAAAATATAGCTTTTTTAACTGCATTATTGATCACCATAGCCTTAGGTGTTAATTATCAATATCGTTTATTACCTGCCATTGAGGATATCGAGAGAAAAAGTTTTGGAACAATTGCATATGGTATCAGTATCACAGTTTTACTTTTACTTTTCTGGCCTCGCTATGCGTCATCTATTTCCATAGGAGTACTATCAATGGCTTTTGGTGATGGATTAGCAGGTTTGATCGGAAGGTCTATTAACTCTCCAAAATGGTCAATACTTGGTCAAACGAAATCAATTGTTGGAACATTAACAATGGGGTCAGTAGTAGCTATAACAACTTCAATTATCTCTTCAACTAATAATTTAGGCATACAGCCTCTAGAAATTATAGTCATCTCGCTAATAGCAACTGTTTTAGAACAAATAAGTCCTTGGGGTATTGACAATTTAACTGTTCCTATTGGAGTAACTTGTATAGGGATATGGTTAGTAGGAATATAA